The stretch of DNA GGATATTTGCTTTAAAACAAGTATCTATATTATTTTACTTGGGGAGTAGTTTTATGAGGATAGAATTGAAGCTTAATGCGATGGGCAAGAATATAATTGATTTTAATTATAATCATTCCATAAATACTTTGTTGGATGATATAATGAAAGATGTGGATTATATAGACGATATGTCTGATTATGATGTAGAAATGTTTAATGGAACAAAATTAGGGTTATTTAACTTTTCCAGATTGCTTTTTAGAAAGTACAATGTTACAGCTGCTGGTATTGAGTTTGATGGTTATGCTAGGTTGTATATATCAAGCCCTTTTGAGCGGGTAATTCAGGGGATAATTGAAGGGCTGTCAAAACGCCAACAGATAGAGATTAACGGTATACATTTTTGTATAGAGAATATAAGTGAAAGAAAAGTATTTCTCACCGAGAAAGAGGATTTCAAGATGCTTTGCCCTACGGTAGTTCCATTGATGAGAGATGGAAGGCTTATTTTTTTGAATCCTCTGCAAAGCCTGTTTTATGAAGTTCTCAAGGAAATAACAGCGTTTAAGTGCAAACATA from Clostridia bacterium encodes:
- the cas6 gene encoding CRISPR-associated endoribonuclease Cas6; the protein is MRIELKLNAMGKNIIDFNYNHSINTLLDDIMKDVDYIDDMSDYDVEMFNGTKLGLFNFSRLLFRKYNVTAAGIEFDGYARLYISSPFERVIQGIIEGLSKRQQIEINGIHFCIENISERKVFLTEKEDFKMLCPTVVPLMRDGRLIFLNPLQSLFYEVLKEITAFKCKHIYKKEFDYDFFNIGVINPEKYSMQKSENLICYDEQYIKGYLFPVYIEAPVHIMSLIYDSGLGGYNSQGFGMLEKIGR